One window from the genome of Pseudoalteromonas sp. '520P1 No. 423' encodes:
- a CDS encoding spermidine synthase has product MDYIKAKTGVISSNFIKHCNDIGHVIYWHKQYGQSIQVRQHKQLRWLLIDQTLQSVIEKDNPEHLLFPHLKTLSEIWQPLAEPQSVLELGLGAGAIRNYLHLHYPKANIITVEKDSEIIHCYKKYFGGFAASNLHCEDATVELKGKQTFDWIIVDLFCKVDPPIFLFKQDFYEDIYHVLNSNGWLFINFVAEHESQLIQLKKTLKNVFKTPADHLMVPGYSNHLLWLQV; this is encoded by the coding sequence ATGGATTATATTAAAGCCAAAACAGGCGTGATCAGTAGCAACTTTATAAAACATTGTAATGATATTGGTCATGTTATTTATTGGCATAAACAATATGGTCAAAGTATACAAGTGAGGCAACATAAGCAATTAAGGTGGCTGCTAATAGATCAAACATTACAATCAGTTATAGAAAAAGATAATCCAGAACATCTGCTTTTCCCTCATTTAAAAACACTCTCTGAAATATGGCAACCATTAGCAGAACCACAGTCAGTGCTAGAACTCGGTTTAGGTGCAGGTGCTATCCGAAATTATTTACATCTCCACTATCCTAAAGCCAATATCATTACAGTAGAAAAAGACTCAGAAATAATACATTGTTACAAAAAGTATTTTGGTGGTTTTGCAGCTTCAAATTTACATTGTGAAGATGCTACCGTTGAGCTTAAAGGCAAACAAACTTTTGATTGGATAATTGTTGATTTATTTTGTAAAGTTGATCCGCCCATTTTTTTATTCAAGCAAGATTTTTACGAAGATATTTATCATGTGCTCAATTCAAATGGCTGGCTATTTATTAACTTTGTTGCAGAGCATGAATCTCAATTAATTCAACTAAAAAAAACACTCAAAAATGTATTTAAAACACCCGCTGACCATTTAATGGTACCTGGATATAGTAATCATTTATTATGGCTTCAAGTTTAA
- a CDS encoding glyoxylate/hydroxypyruvate reductase A has protein sequence MSLLIVVPNRDMTKLQALLSDALPEITIEVWPNIQDPLKVEFVLAWNPPKNLWCNLPNIKAVSSFGAGVDGLIKNEPLPNVPVARIVDPKLAIDMALYVLGQVLNFKLRLNEFQVKQQQKLWQPRRAHQASKVGILGLGQLGQQTAELLNINGFEVSGWSRSEKNIKNINCYHGDDGLTEMAKSSDYLICLLPLTDQTKGILNYALFQYLPNHACVINVARGEHLIEKDLLKALDNNEILGAILDVFQTEPLPKDHKFWLHPRIICTPHTSALTSINTIVEQISTNYGLMAKGESLINLIDAQLGY, from the coding sequence ATGAGTTTACTGATTGTTGTACCAAATAGAGATATGACAAAGTTACAAGCCTTGTTATCTGATGCCCTTCCTGAAATTACAATTGAAGTTTGGCCTAACATTCAAGACCCTTTAAAGGTCGAGTTTGTTTTAGCTTGGAACCCGCCTAAAAATTTATGGTGTAATTTACCAAATATCAAAGCGGTTTCTTCTTTTGGTGCCGGTGTCGATGGCTTAATTAAAAATGAACCACTACCAAATGTACCTGTCGCTAGAATAGTAGACCCAAAACTCGCTATTGATATGGCACTGTATGTACTTGGCCAAGTGCTTAATTTCAAACTGAGACTCAATGAGTTTCAGGTCAAACAACAACAAAAACTATGGCAGCCAAGAAGAGCGCACCAAGCATCAAAAGTCGGAATTTTAGGTTTAGGCCAATTAGGTCAGCAAACAGCAGAACTTTTAAATATAAATGGCTTTGAAGTGTCAGGTTGGTCTCGCTCTGAAAAAAATATTAAGAACATTAATTGCTACCATGGTGATGATGGCTTAACCGAAATGGCAAAATCATCTGATTATTTAATCTGTTTATTACCACTTACAGATCAAACAAAAGGCATTTTAAACTATGCCCTTTTTCAATATTTACCTAATCACGCTTGCGTTATAAATGTTGCTAGAGGCGAACACTTAATCGAAAAAGACTTATTAAAAGCGTTAGATAATAATGAAATATTAGGCGCTATTTTAGATGTATTTCAAACCGAGCCTTTACCAAAAGATCATAAGTTTTGGTTACACCCTCGCATTATTTGCACACCGCATACCTCAGCCCTTACAAGTATCAATACCATAGTTGAACAAATATCAACAAACTATGGACTCATGGCAAAAGGTGAATCTTTAATTAATTTAATTGATGCTCAATTAGGTTACTAA